The Rhizoctonia solani chromosome 4, complete sequence genome contains a region encoding:
- a CDS encoding O-FucT domain protein has protein sequence MPSRDGSDVHSPLLLPTHVNERHSPRPLKSHAPRTRRWLQFYGTAIITGIAFHLVLVGLGSTEVVRQRVPASVGDWLPGGPKSSEGIPPPKTQAQKIAEEEAPWTMDQIRQMVGRTKGYYARDYSLGLGWNNVRYIFEASLLHAQLLNRTLVLPSFIYARACEWDIQVCASFAPMVNRGDAIGWGEWRNLPIEKQMGWRIPIGVMLDMNHLRKAHPVVTVAEYLQLNGMSPSIEWSNGAWHREMYQNDGKISIHEIPNNEYDPKLRYALKFMDLEEAAKALKDRVVISGDDQLEAFLREHGWEVLHTYRGALGMDYTKSVVEPIKQVAPRSRLRGMFDDYNHINEEVLILAGETHLNRKPGGLRFVHPEQQAHFASTVLHDMRPTGPVRRLAMKLHERMQKIVGGRQWMGAHMRRGDFVDQGWVMEHSIEGHLSRITQRLSNGRKILQEIYDTKQIQIYEVPNVEPERDIFDRPPPLESDSFYLATDERSRDGLGYIRSNGGVLIEDLLTLEDRQEFGWPIMITDVLAIIEQTVLSHSAYFYAHAMSSVGGGVVNMRASRGADKRTALID, from the exons ATGCCGTCACGCGACGGGTCGGATGTCCACTCGCCGCTGCTACTACCTACCCATGTCAACGAACGTCACTCACCGAGGCCTCTCAAATCACATGCGCCGCGTACGAGGCGATGGCTTCAATTCTACGGAACTGCGATCATCACTGGTATTGCCTTTCACCTTGTGTTGGTTGGCCTTGGGTCTACAGAGGTAGTTCGGCAACGGGTGCCGGCATCCGTTGGCGATTGGCTTCCTGGTGGTCCCAAATCGAGCGAGG GCATTCCTCCGCCAAAGACGCAGGCCCAGAAGATCGCTGAAGAGGAGGCGCCATGGACGATGGACCAAATTCGGCAGATGGTTGGCCGTACCAAAGGCTACTACGCCCGCGACTATAGCTTAGGTTTGGGCTGGAATAAC GTCCGATATATCTTCGAGGCTTCGCTGTTGCATGCCCAGTTGCTTAACCGCACCCTTGTCCTCCCTTCGTTCATCTACGCTCGTGCTTGCGAGTGGGATAT TCAAGTATGTGCATCTTTTGCTCCTATGGTCAACCGAGGGGATGCTATCGGCTGGGGGGAATGGCGTAATTTGCCGATCGAGAAACAGATGGGATGGCGTATTCCAATAGGG GTCATGCTCGACATGAACCATCTGCGTAAAGCACATCCAGTTGTCACCGTTGCCGAATATCTGCAACTCAACGGCATGTCCCCCTCGATCGAGTGGTCAAACGGCGCTTGGCATAGGGAGATGTACCAAAACGACGGGAAGATATCGATCCATGAGATTCCAAATAACGAATACGATCCTAAGCTACGGTACGCGTTGAAAT TCATGGACTTGGAGGAGGCCGCAAAGGCTCTGAAAGATCGTGTGGTAATCTCCGGAGATGACCAGCTCGAGGCATTCCTTCGCGAACATGGGTGGGAGGTTTTACATACCTATCGCGGCGC GCTTGGTATGGACTATACCAAGAGTGTTGTAGAGCCCATCAAGCAAGTCGCTCCTCGATCCCGCCTACGCGGCATGTTTGACGATTACAATCACATAAATGAAGAGGTACTGATCCTCGCTGGGGAGACTCACCTCAACCGTAAGCCT GGTGGTCTTCGATTTGTCCATCCCGAGCAACAGGCTCATTTTGCTTCAACCGTCTTGCACGACATGCGTCCTACCGGCCCCGTTCGTCGCCTGGCCATGAAACTTCATGAGCGTATGCAAAAGATTGTTGGAGGCAGACAATGGATGGGTGCCCATATGCGTCGTGGGGATT TTGTTGATCAAGGCTGGGTGATGGAGCACAGTATAGAAGGCCACTTGAGTCGAATCACGCAACGGTTAAGCAATGGCCGAAAAATTCTCCAGGAAATCTACGACACCAAGCAAATTCAGATATACGAAGTTCCAAATGTCGAGCCAGAGCGGGATATATTTGACCGACCTCCACCGCTGGAAAGCGATTC attctatcttgctaCCGACGAACGTTCAAGAGACGGACTTGGTTATATTCGAAGCAATGGTGGGGTATTGATTGAGGACCTGCTTACCTTGGAAGATCGTCAAGAGTTTGGGTGGCCGATCATGATTACCGATGTCCTTGCGATTATCGAGCAAACGGTCCTCAGCCATTCAGCCTACTTTTACGCCCACGCGATGAGTAGTGTTGGCGGTGGCGTTGTGAATATGCGCGCATCGCGAGGGGCTGACAAAAGAACTGCGTTGATTGATTAA
- a CDS encoding pre-mRNA-splicing factor SPP, giving the protein MSISLDNSLVLYTLQTLKDEVDSPLEVSSSKTVRPGDDDSLLESLQELSSKAVSFSTFITTANRLTAQSNYVTSIEWRAAPQNCAGHEYVVLYVSSSPRVPPCLAIRLDRYGKLGIRGRWWNRTPWSLKPNDTRAATTVLAGPVGHEVADPSKGECFQKYQYWTHALPSTELISDLKRSLENARRDTCTVVNESLRRYESNGLYLPNAKIGRRWADSRGLEYVHADIANVLAEAMDTGILRCMLQSFCVRFSPSWLVPFVPHKNVQVRQEYGRIIEDYRTRLWNIIDSCPGLDSEARARLRTSWGVKEPPVPPSILIQLLNRSLSDQALISPYMPIATLSDVASRLDTICSVMPESGATTFMCRLYARTLVGRFPDELWHGYTTSTPPTPVSLMRATWKRAKDSEIFWVFFDIIVQWLIFLFLIPVEGVSGAWVLVLPFIHAWIQIPLWIKERKFWRRLWRVYDGSPVQAEGEPWHHDDDPMLRHSKTSSYGDNTARIALDTAEIGLEVFREH; this is encoded by the exons ATGTCGATCTCTCTTGACAACTCCTTGGTGTTGTATACTCTTCAGA CGCTGAAAGACGAGGTTGATTCGCCTCTTGAAGTATCTTCTAGTAAAACTGTACGTCCTGGGGACGATGACTCACTACTAGAGTCCCTACAAGAACTGTCCTCGAAAGCCGTGTCGTTTTCAACATTTATTACCACGGCAAACAGGCTGACTGCCCAATCGAATTATGTAACCAGCATAGAGTGGAGGGCTGCACCACAAAACTGTGCGGGTCACGAATACGTCGTGCTCTATGTTTCTTCAAGCCCGCGAGTCCCTCCATGTCTTGCGATACGTCTTGACAG ATATGGGAAATTGGGTATTCGAGGGCGATGGTGGAATCGAACCCCATGGAGCTTGAAGCCAAACGATACCCGAGCCGCTACTACCGTACTCGCTGGTCCAGTGGGACATGAAGTTGCCGATCCCTCCAAGGGCGAGTGTTTTCAAAAGTACCAATATTGGACACACGCGCTTCCATCCACCGAACTAATCTCGGATCTGAAACGATCACTCGAGAACGCACGTAGAGACACATGCACCGTGGTCAACGAAAGCCTACGTCGTTACGAGTCCAACGGTCTATACCTCCCTAATGCGAAAATTGGGAGGCGCTGGGCTGATTCCCGTGGGTTAGAGTATGTCCATGCTGATATCGCAAACGTGTTAGCAGAAGCGATGGACACCGGGATCCTTAGGTGTATGCTGCAGTCATTCTGCGTTCGCTTTTCCCCTTCCTGGTTGGTACCCTTTGTTCCCCACAAAAACGTGCAAGTAAGGCAAGAATACGGCCGGATTATTGAGGACTATCGCACCAGACTTTGGAATATAATTGACTCGTGTCCAGGACTTGACTCCGAGGCCCGGGCTCGGCTTCGAACTTCCTGGGGCGTGAAAGAGCCACCCGTGCCTCCATCCATCCTTATCCAGCTACTTAATCGCTCGCTTTCTGATCAGGCACTTATTTCGCCTTACATGCCCATCGCAACGCTATCGGACGTTGCATCTCGTCTTGATACCATATGTTCAGTTATGCCCGAATCAGGTGCAACAACTTTCATGTGTCGTCTGTATGCTCGAACATTAGTGGGTCGATTTCCCGATGAGCTTTGGCACGGGTACACTACTTCTACTCCACCTACGCCTGTGAGCTTGATGCGTGCGACCTGGAAACGGGCAAAAGATAGCGAGATATTCTGGGTGTTTTTCGATATCATTGTCCAATGGCTCATTTTCCTGTTTTTGATTCCTGTCGAAGGCGTCTCCGGAGCTTGGGTGTTGGTCTTACCTTTTATCCATGCCTGGATTCAGATCCCTCTGTGGATAAAAGAACGAAAGTTTTGGCGCCGACTATGGAGAGTTTATGACGGTAGCCCTGTACAAGCTGAGGGGGAACCGTGGCATCATGATGACGATCCCATGTTGCGGCATAGTAAAACTTCATCTTATGGGGACAATACGGCGAGAATAGCCCTGGATACAGCAGAAATAGGGCTGGAAGTCTTTCGAGAGCACTAA
- a CDS encoding AMP binding enzyme, protein MADSYTLLSLTPNEQALALTLPASASGSPQVDVTYSELRVLVLELRNLLRNEGVAAGDIVAMSLVNSLEFVVGFLATGAARAISAPLNPAYSVSEFNFYLEDTKPRVVLLPRDSSKTAPLALESARKCNVNALELWIQAGRPYVKLVFEAIKSGKTVKQSLDNEPPHGDDVALVLHTSGTTGRPKSVPLTHANLLRTTTNIIHTYKLTPKDRSYLVMPLFHVHGLLCGLLSPLASRGSVVIRPKFAASRFWSDFITTKCNWYTAVPTIHQILLSTPLPSTVPKIRFIRSCSSALAPATLERLEKAFGAPVLEAYAMTEASHQMCSNTFECRIPGTVGVGVGVEVSVRDESGKQVKRGQIGEICVRGPNVTKGYWNNEKANKESFWEGRWFRTGDQGLILPEPSAPHLKLTGRIKELINRGGEKIAPAEVDAALLSVPGIHEAVTFGVPDQKYGEVVWAAVVLDSGDKGTGKEEGERIKRVLQGKISKFKIPERIVITQSIPKTATGKVQRRHDNGTKNATTDSGTRPTEGIYYLRQVIPNRNMGVGGMYATRNEFGEQIQMAALVPSTFNDRDWKIERAGNNTFYIENAQKYPPGVQLTGFHNTGLENDASVLLDQPREFTIQPVGDGVVFGENVYIIRPYPAGEQIGMDVCVGVEERGVVIKAVPADAPLEARPAWYFSRRHDLEDAS, encoded by the exons ATGGCAGACTCATACACTCTCCTATCATTGACACCGAACGAGCAGGCGCTCGCCCTCACACTCCCggcatctgcttctggttcgCCTCAAGTTGATGTCACTTACTCTGAATTGCGAGTCCTTGTTCTTGAATTACGCAACTTGCTCCGGAATGAAGGTGTTGCTGCCGGAGACATCGTCGCGATGAGCCTCGTCAATAGCTTGGAGTTTGTAGTTGGATTTCTTGCTACCGGTGCTGCTCG TGCTATTTCTGCGCCCCTCAACCCGGCCTATTCCGTTTCCGAGTTCAACTTTTATCTGGAAGATACGAAACCTCGAGTGGTTTTGCTTCCCCGTGATTCATCCAAAACAGCTCCCCTTGCACTCGAGTCAGCCAGGAAATGCAATGTGAATGCATTGGAGCTTTGGATTCAAGCCGGGAGACCCTACGTCAAGTTGGTGTTCGAAGCTATAAAAAGTGGTAAAACAGTAAAGCAGAGCCTTGATAACGAGCCGCCCCACGGAGATGATGTTGCCTTGGTACTCCATACATCTGGCACAACAGGGCGGCCCAAGTCCGTACCACTCACACACGCAAACCTCCTTCGAACAACAACCAACATTATACACACTTATAAACTTACCCCAAAAGACAG GTCATACCTCGTCATGCCACTATTTCACGTCCATGGCTTACTGTGCGGGCTACTCTCGCCCTTGGCGAGCCGAGGCAGCGTAGTGATACGACCAAAGTTTGCGGCCTCCAGGTTTTGGAGTGATTTTATCACTACTAAATGCAACTGGTATACAGCCG TGCCAACTATACACCAAATACTGTTATCAACCCCGCTTCCTTCAACTGTTCCCAAAATTAGGTTCATCCGGTCGTGTTCGTCGGCGCTTGCTCCTGCAACACTCGAGCGCTTGGAAAAGGCCTTTGGGGCCCCAGTACTTGAAGCGTATGCGATGACAGAAGCGAGCCATCAAATGTGCTCCAACACATTTGAATGCCGCATACCTGGTACAGTAGGAGTGGGGGTAGGGGTAGAAGTCAGTGTACGAGACGAGTCGG GAAAGCAAGTCAAACGCGGACAGATAGGCGAGATTTGCGTAAGGGGACCAAACGTGACTAAGG GATATTGGAATAACGAGAAAGCAAACAAAGAGAGCTTTTGGGAGGGAAGGTGGTTCCG AActggtgaccaaggcctcaTACTCCCCGAGCCCTCAGCACCACACCTCAAACTTACTGGTCGTATCAAAGAGCTTATCAACCGTGGAGGCGAAAAAATTGCACCAGCAGAAGTTGATGCTGCCTTACTCTCCGTTCCAGGAATACACGAAGCAGTGACCTTTGGGGTGCCCGACCAAAAGTATGGCGAAGTCGTATGGGCCGCGGTGGTCCTGGACTCAGGGGACAAGGGCACCGGGAAAGAGGAAGGCGAAAGGATCAAGCGAGTATTGCAGGGAAAAATATCCAAG TTCAAAATCCCAGAGAGGATTGTCATTACGCAAAGCATTCCGAAGACTGCCACTGGCAAGGTGCAAAGGCGCCAC GACAACGGAACCAAGAATGCAACCACAGACAGCGGCACACGACCTACAGAGGGGATATATTATCTACGCCAGGTCATCCCAAACCGTAACATGGGGGTGGGCGGTATGTATGCAACCCGAAACGAGTTCGGTGAACAGATACAAATGGCTGCGTTGGTACCCTCCACGTTCAACGATCGCGAC TGGAAAATCGAGCGTGCTGGAAATAACACGTTTTACATTGAAAATGCACAAAAGTACCCTCCCGGTGTTCAACTCACTGGATTTCACAACACTGGCTTAGAGAACGATGCATCCGTCCTTCTGGACCAACCGAGAGAGTTCACCATTCAGCCTGTAGGCGACGGTGTCGTGTTTGGAGAGAACGTGTACAT TATCCGCCCGTATCCAGCCGGTGAGCAAATCGGAATGGATGTTTGTGTTGGGGTAGAAGAAAGAGGG GTCGTGATCAAAGCGGTCCCTGCTGATGCGCCTCTAGAGGCGCGTCCCGCGTGGTACTTCTCCCGGCGGCACGATCTCGAAGATGCGTCATGA